A window of the Sneathiella sp. P13V-1 genome harbors these coding sequences:
- a CDS encoding NnrU family protein: MTDSIEGLLAATVLFLAIHIIPSSFLRGALVNKIGEPVYMAGYSILSGILMVWMVLAYFGAPYGDIIWETGNWARYAAIPLMFVASVLFIGPFTGMNPTGAKAQKTIDSVGAYSGLNAITRHPMMWSFVLWSIVHLMNNGDVKSIIFFCGFGGLALAGTLLIDAKREKELGEKWDEYARRTSNIPFAAILTGRAKLSVKALWWRVAIGVVVFMAFYHTHLMVIGVSPFPFK, from the coding sequence GTGACAGATTCAATTGAAGGCCTTCTGGCGGCTACAGTTCTTTTCTTGGCAATTCACATTATTCCATCCAGCTTTTTAAGAGGCGCGCTTGTGAACAAAATTGGCGAGCCTGTCTATATGGCTGGCTATAGCATCCTGTCCGGTATTCTGATGGTGTGGATGGTGTTGGCATATTTTGGTGCTCCTTATGGCGATATAATTTGGGAAACCGGAAATTGGGCGCGTTATGCCGCCATACCGTTGATGTTTGTGGCCTCCGTTCTGTTTATTGGCCCGTTTACTGGAATGAACCCAACCGGAGCAAAGGCGCAGAAAACAATTGATAGCGTGGGGGCGTATTCCGGACTTAACGCCATTACGCGTCATCCGATGATGTGGTCTTTTGTGCTTTGGTCAATTGTGCACCTTATGAACAATGGCGATGTCAAATCCATCATATTCTTCTGTGGTTTTGGGGGATTGGCTCTCGCAGGGACATTGTTAATTGATGCCAAGCGTGAAAAAGAGTTGGGAGAGAAGTGGGATGAGTATGCACGCCGTACGTCAAATATCCCATTTGCAGCTATTCTAACGGGGCGTGCCAAGTTGAGTGTCAAGGCATTATGGTGGCGTGTGGCTATTGGCGTTGTAGTCTTTATGGCCTTCTACCACACGCATCTGATGGTGATTGGGGTTTCACCTTTTCCATTTAAATAA
- a CDS encoding MarR family winged helix-turn-helix transcriptional regulator gives MTDETAQHQDDQRNDGYQVEEQIGFLLRKAHQRASAIFQGQFNDHQITPTQFSTLVKLRDRGEASQNHLGRLTAMDPATIQGVTRRLIDRGLVATKADEQDKRKMLLSLTPEGVALIEKLVDKGKTVTELTLAPISAEEQKQLLDLLKKIT, from the coding sequence ATGACGGATGAGACTGCTCAACATCAAGATGACCAGAGGAATGATGGCTATCAGGTTGAGGAACAAATTGGTTTCCTGCTGCGGAAAGCCCACCAAAGGGCTAGTGCCATTTTCCAAGGGCAATTTAACGATCATCAGATCACTCCAACACAATTCTCAACTCTTGTAAAACTGCGGGATCGCGGGGAAGCTTCACAAAATCATCTTGGGCGACTTACGGCTATGGATCCCGCTACCATTCAGGGAGTTACCCGTCGTTTGATTGACCGTGGACTTGTTGCCACAAAGGCAGACGAGCAGGATAAGCGGAAAATGCTACTTAGCTTGACGCCAGAAGGTGTAGCGCTGATTGAAAAGCTTGTCGATAAAGGGAAAACGGTAACAGAACTTACGCTGGCTCCTATTAGCGCTGAGGAGCAAAAGCAACTATTAGATCTTTTGAAGAAGATCACTTAA
- a CDS encoding histidine phosphatase family protein: protein MEYKIFIIFKRLCWRYAQLLAQILPTILKELNDDRNCFPQVCSIVKQNKNKKYEGRMLYFIRHGEAASSWDQSTDPELSELGRKQAQHAARIMKEEIEPISIFSSPLKRAQETAAPLAEYWNSVPKIIPNIAEIPSDGIPFDKRREWLNEIMVSGWKDQADNLLEWRNGILDIVKNQRGDAVFFTHFMVLNTIVGAIDNVDAIMSYRPDNCSILKIDNSGSELSIVDRGLEASTVVG from the coding sequence ATGGAATATAAAATATTTATAATATTTAAAAGGTTGTGTTGGCGTTATGCCCAACTCTTAGCACAAATTCTTCCAACCATTTTAAAGGAACTGAATGACGACAGAAACTGCTTTCCACAAGTTTGTTCAATTGTTAAACAAAATAAAAACAAAAAATATGAGGGAAGAATGCTCTATTTTATTCGTCATGGTGAGGCGGCAAGTTCTTGGGATCAGTCTACTGATCCTGAGTTAAGTGAATTGGGGCGCAAGCAAGCGCAGCACGCCGCTAGAATAATGAAAGAGGAAATAGAGCCGATTTCGATTTTCAGCAGTCCATTGAAACGTGCCCAGGAAACCGCTGCGCCGCTTGCTGAATATTGGAATAGTGTACCTAAGATAATTCCCAACATTGCAGAAATACCTTCAGATGGTATTCCGTTCGATAAGCGTCGAGAATGGTTGAACGAGATCATGGTTTCCGGGTGGAAGGATCAGGCAGATAACTTGCTTGAGTGGCGTAACGGTATCCTTGATATAGTCAAAAACCAACGCGGTGATGCTGTTTTCTTTACTCATTTTATGGTGTTGAATACAATTGTTGGTGCAATTGATAATGTGGATGCCATAATGAGCTATCGACCGGATAATTGCTCGATCCTGAAAATCGATAACTCAGGATCGGAACTATCTATTGTTGATAGAGGCTTGGAAGCATCTACTGTGGTGGGATAA
- a CDS encoding M20 aminoacylase family protein: MKILPEIEAIHAEMTEWRHKIHMHPETAFEEYKTADFVAEKLESFGLEVHRGLAKTGVVGTLKAGTGNRAIGLRADMDALDLQELNDFAHKSQIDGKMHGCGHDGHTVMLLGAAKYLSESKNFDGTVHFIFQPAEENVAGGRVMIKDGLFEKFPVESVYGMHNMPGFEVGEFAVRTGPIMASADFFEAKITGVGGHGAFPHLTVDPIVIASEVIGAWQKIVSRNVDPLKSAVITVGQIHGGHTGNVIPEEVVFSGTTRAFDPEVQNMIESHMERMLKGICDAYGATCEFTYDRRYAPTINTPDETAMAILTAQELVGEAAVDKDVTPVMGAEDFSWMLQERPGCYIMIANGAGEGSCHVHNPKYDFNDQILPLGATYWSRLTERILTKDAA; this comes from the coding sequence ATGAAAATTCTTCCAGAGATTGAAGCAATTCACGCGGAAATGACTGAGTGGCGTCATAAAATTCACATGCATCCGGAAACAGCATTTGAAGAATATAAAACCGCTGATTTTGTCGCTGAGAAGCTCGAGAGCTTTGGACTTGAGGTTCACCGTGGTCTAGCGAAAACCGGTGTCGTCGGAACATTGAAAGCCGGAACTGGTAATCGCGCCATTGGTCTTCGGGCTGATATGGACGCGCTGGATCTGCAGGAACTTAATGATTTTGCTCATAAGTCTCAGATTGACGGTAAGATGCACGGTTGTGGTCATGACGGTCACACTGTGATGCTTCTTGGTGCCGCAAAATATTTGTCAGAAAGCAAAAACTTTGACGGTACCGTTCATTTCATCTTCCAGCCTGCAGAAGAGAATGTTGCTGGTGGGCGCGTGATGATTAAAGACGGCCTGTTTGAAAAATTTCCGGTGGAAAGCGTTTATGGTATGCACAATATGCCTGGCTTTGAGGTTGGCGAATTTGCAGTGCGGACAGGACCGATTATGGCATCAGCCGATTTCTTCGAGGCAAAAATCACAGGTGTTGGTGGTCATGGGGCTTTCCCACACCTTACCGTGGACCCGATCGTTATCGCATCTGAAGTTATCGGTGCCTGGCAGAAAATTGTCAGTCGGAATGTTGACCCGCTAAAATCCGCGGTTATCACGGTCGGGCAGATTCATGGCGGTCACACAGGCAACGTGATCCCGGAAGAAGTTGTCTTTAGTGGAACAACTCGTGCTTTCGACCCGGAAGTTCAGAATATGATTGAATCCCATATGGAGCGTATGCTGAAAGGCATATGTGACGCCTATGGGGCGACATGCGAATTCACTTACGATCGTCGCTATGCGCCTACCATCAATACGCCTGATGAAACCGCGATGGCGATCTTAACCGCACAAGAGCTGGTTGGCGAAGCTGCTGTCGATAAGGATGTCACACCGGTAATGGGCGCAGAAGATTTCTCCTGGATGCTACAGGAACGCCCAGGCTGCTATATCATGATCGCCAATGGCGCAGGAGAAGGCAGCTGTCACGTCCATAATCCAAAATATGACTTCAATGATCAGATTCTGCCTCTAGGGGCGACTTATTGGAGTCGTTTGACTGAACGCATTCTCACAAAAGACGCGGCGTAG
- a CDS encoding response regulator: MAELDLTGFNIVLVDDNSYMVSLLRRTFAGLGVGNIKTFTDVKSAIDFIKLVKENPTKAGMMNLDFIVSNWQMAPIDGLMFLRWIRTHSESPNKFIPFLMVTGFGDKSKVEEARDLGVTEVLAKPFSVNSVADKVLQLLSSGRQFVQNKDYFGPDRRRQLLPYEGENKRLLTEKDPRVKVIYE, from the coding sequence TTGGCTGAATTAGATCTAACGGGTTTTAACATCGTCCTTGTGGATGATAATTCCTATATGGTGTCTCTTCTTCGCAGAACCTTTGCGGGGCTTGGGGTTGGTAACATAAAGACTTTTACAGATGTGAAAAGTGCCATCGATTTTATCAAGTTGGTAAAAGAAAACCCAACGAAGGCGGGCATGATGAATTTGGATTTCATCGTGTCAAATTGGCAAATGGCCCCGATTGATGGTTTGATGTTCCTGAGATGGATCCGTACACACAGCGAAAGTCCGAACAAATTTATTCCATTTTTGATGGTCACAGGCTTTGGAGACAAATCAAAAGTGGAAGAAGCCAGAGATCTTGGGGTGACGGAAGTGTTGGCAAAACCGTTTTCCGTGAATTCCGTCGCGGATAAAGTCTTGCAACTATTGAGTTCTGGACGGCAATTTGTTCAGAATAAAGACTATTTCGGACCGGATAGAAGACGTCAACTCCTTCCCTACGAAGGAGAAAACAAGCGATTGCTGACGGAAAAAGATCCACGTGTCAAAGTGATTTACGAGTAG
- the otnI gene encoding 2-oxo-tetronate isomerase produces the protein MIKLAANLSFLYTEVPFRDRFALAAEDGFDAVEYLFPYEYTASELAELLAAHNLTQALFNLFPGNWDKGERGLASLPDRQSEFQESVFQAISYATALGCKQLHVMAGLNSSQISKEAQTALYVQNLTWAAEHAAQKDITLTIEPINPIDMPGYFLCDFDQAAKIVKDINSPNLRLQFDFYHCHRIYGTVLDRLQEYLPLTTHIQIASPPLRSEPGTGELAYAPLFSHLERQGYDGFIGCEYKPLKDSKSSLKWAAPYLATG, from the coding sequence ATGATCAAGCTGGCCGCGAATTTGAGCTTTCTCTATACCGAAGTTCCTTTTCGCGACCGCTTTGCTCTTGCTGCCGAAGACGGTTTTGATGCCGTCGAATATTTATTCCCATATGAATATACCGCATCAGAGCTGGCAGAATTGCTCGCCGCCCATAATCTCACTCAAGCACTGTTTAATTTATTTCCCGGCAATTGGGATAAAGGAGAGCGTGGCCTTGCCTCCCTCCCCGATAGGCAGTCTGAGTTTCAAGAAAGCGTCTTTCAGGCGATCTCTTACGCAACTGCACTTGGATGTAAGCAACTGCATGTTATGGCGGGCCTTAACTCCTCACAAATATCCAAAGAGGCGCAAACAGCCCTGTATGTCCAAAACTTGACTTGGGCTGCTGAACATGCAGCGCAAAAAGATATCACATTGACGATTGAGCCTATCAATCCAATTGATATGCCAGGCTATTTTTTGTGTGACTTCGATCAAGCCGCAAAAATCGTTAAAGATATCAACTCCCCTAACCTGAGACTACAATTCGATTTTTATCATTGTCATCGCATTTACGGGACCGTTCTCGATCGGTTGCAGGAGTATCTACCTCTGACAACGCATATCCAGATCGCCTCCCCCCCACTAAGGAGTGAACCTGGAACGGGTGAGCTTGCATATGCTCCCTTGTTCAGTCATTTAGAAAGGCAGGGTTATGACGGTTTTATTGGCTGTGAGTACAAGCCACTTAAAGACTCCAAATCATCTTTGAAATGGGCAGCCCCTTATCTCGCAACCGGTTGA
- a CDS encoding Lrp/AsnC family transcriptional regulator, translating into MNKVDREILNILQLDSRKSYSSIGEVVGLSVTAVKDRIDKLQAKGVFQNFSIKLNRERVGADVLAFVQVAIDRLEDCQTFETEMRNTDSVLECHHITGAFNYLLKLVAPSMAELEKILTDDIKIAGVVGRTETTIVFSSQKDSAFINCVKMGEGNE; encoded by the coding sequence ATGAATAAGGTCGATAGAGAAATTTTAAATATCCTGCAACTTGATAGCCGAAAATCCTATTCTTCAATTGGAGAAGTTGTGGGGCTTTCAGTAACCGCGGTTAAGGATCGTATCGACAAGCTGCAGGCCAAGGGCGTGTTCCAGAATTTCTCTATTAAGTTAAATCGAGAGCGTGTAGGTGCAGATGTATTGGCCTTCGTTCAAGTCGCGATTGATCGTCTTGAAGACTGTCAAACGTTTGAAACCGAAATGCGCAACACTGACAGCGTTTTAGAGTGCCATCATATTACAGGGGCATTTAATTATCTTTTGAAACTGGTGGCCCCCTCGATGGCAGAATTAGAGAAAATCCTCACTGATGACATAAAAATCGCTGGCGTGGTCGGGCGCACAGAAACAACTATTGTTTTTTCCTCCCAGAAAGACAGTGCCTTCATAAACTGTGTGAAAATGGGAGAGGGTAATGAATGA
- a CDS encoding LysR substrate-binding domain-containing protein: MVQNPTITHTQLKAFHAVAKTGGFTAAAKFLGLTQPAVTQQIKSLETQYGAELFKRVGKSVTLTSTGSLLLNLSDRYFNIAEEAHHLLTSIMQMKSGRLRIACDIAARAFPTTASFRNKYPDIKLSFSIEDQTTLETSLQDFLVDIAISGSPSSHDDLVSFPIAEEPLTFSVNKSHPLANYNEVISSEIGSNDIILVSDNPLEESIQKTILQHLKLTENTAQYYPNTDMVIEAAANNLGGTFLSRREIMHDKRLKSVRINDSDIKRREYLIMHRSKENTPLIEAFYQSLVSKD, encoded by the coding sequence ATGGTACAAAACCCGACAATCACTCACACTCAGCTGAAGGCTTTTCACGCCGTTGCAAAAACTGGCGGCTTTACCGCTGCGGCCAAATTTCTGGGCCTTACACAACCTGCTGTAACACAACAAATCAAATCCCTGGAAACTCAATATGGCGCTGAACTTTTTAAGCGCGTTGGCAAGTCCGTCACTCTAACGTCAACCGGATCTTTACTGCTGAACCTGTCCGATCGATACTTCAACATTGCAGAAGAAGCACATCATTTACTAACATCAATTATGCAGATGAAATCAGGCAGACTCCGAATTGCCTGCGACATTGCCGCTCGTGCGTTCCCTACAACGGCTTCTTTTCGAAACAAATACCCAGACATTAAGCTAAGTTTTTCCATAGAAGATCAAACCACTCTGGAAACCAGCCTTCAGGATTTTCTTGTGGATATTGCAATTTCAGGCTCACCTTCAAGCCATGATGATCTCGTTAGCTTTCCGATTGCAGAAGAGCCACTAACATTTAGCGTCAACAAGTCGCATCCTCTTGCCAATTATAATGAGGTCATTTCAAGTGAGATTGGAAGCAATGATATTATTCTGGTTTCCGATAACCCTCTGGAAGAAAGCATTCAAAAAACCATTCTGCAACATCTCAAACTGACGGAGAATACAGCTCAGTATTATCCCAACACAGATATGGTTATTGAAGCTGCAGCCAATAATCTAGGGGGTACTTTCCTATCCCGCCGGGAAATCATGCATGACAAAAGGCTGAAATCGGTGCGAATAAATGACAGCGACATCAAACGTCGTGAGTATCTTATTATGCATCGCAGCAAAGAAAATACCCCGTTAATAGAGGCTTTCTATCAATCACTGGTCAGCAAAGATTAA
- a CDS encoding PaaI family thioesterase has translation MKTSPDLSKLTGLEQLNLAFNQGQKRAPIGDTMDFDLVSAEEGKVVFEGVPAAGHLNPIGTVHGGYAATLLDSALGCSVHSVLEAGERYTTIDLNVKYIRAMMPGMGKVICTGHVVHKGRRMATAEARLVDENGKLYAHGSTTCMVMSD, from the coding sequence ATGAAAACCTCCCCCGACTTAAGTAAATTGACAGGCCTAGAACAGTTAAACCTCGCTTTTAACCAAGGCCAAAAACGTGCCCCGATTGGTGACACCATGGATTTTGATCTTGTTTCAGCAGAAGAAGGAAAAGTTGTTTTTGAAGGCGTCCCAGCTGCGGGGCACTTAAACCCAATTGGAACGGTACATGGTGGCTATGCTGCGACATTGCTGGATTCCGCACTGGGGTGCAGTGTGCATTCCGTCCTTGAAGCTGGCGAACGTTATACGACAATCGATCTCAACGTTAAGTACATTCGCGCCATGATGCCGGGCATGGGAAAAGTTATCTGCACAGGGCATGTCGTACACAAGGGGCGCAGAATGGCAACCGCAGAGGCACGCCTTGTGGATGAAAATGGCAAGTTGTACGCCCACGGCAGCACAACTTGCATGGTAATGTCTGATTAA
- the gpt gene encoding xanthine phosphoribosyltransferase — translation MGDPAGYTKYFPVSWEELHRNGRALAWRLSEIGPIEGIVAVTRGGLVPAAIVARELDIRNIDTVCIAAYRDDKTVGEVDIIKGLDIPNNGKGWLIVDDLVDSGITAKYVREMIPEAHFATIYAKPKGRQRVDTFITEVSQDTWILFPWDQAPSFAEPIIKKTEG, via the coding sequence ATGGGCGATCCAGCCGGTTATACGAAATATTTCCCTGTCTCCTGGGAAGAGTTGCACAGAAACGGACGCGCGCTAGCGTGGCGCCTTTCAGAAATCGGACCAATTGAAGGCATTGTTGCAGTAACACGAGGCGGTCTGGTCCCAGCGGCGATTGTGGCCCGAGAACTTGACATCCGCAACATCGACACCGTGTGTATTGCAGCCTACCGCGACGATAAAACCGTTGGTGAAGTCGATATCATTAAAGGTCTGGATATTCCAAACAACGGTAAGGGATGGTTGATTGTTGACGATCTGGTTGACAGCGGCATTACAGCAAAATATGTCCGCGAAATGATTCCGGAAGCCCATTTTGCTACGATCTATGCAAAGCCAAAAGGCCGCCAGCGGGTAGATACTTTTATTACAGAAGTCAGTCAGGACACATGGATCCTCTTCCCCTGGGATCAGGCCCCCTCTTTCGCGGAACCAATCATCAAGAAAACTGAGGGATAA
- a CDS encoding MBL fold metallo-hydrolase, with amino-acid sequence MTVQVKFWGVRGSIATPSPNHIKYGGNTSCVELILDDQIIIFDAGTGVRNLGDCLLGRGITDYLFLQSHTHWDHINGFPFFAPVYRDDVNIKIYAGHLGHSCGIRHVLSTQMCQPTFPVPFDALSAEIDFCDFKAGESFSLGKGIEVSTAPLNHPDGGTGYRVEYDGVSVCYVTDTEHTLGKMDENILKLIEGADLVIYDSTYTDEEFSKYIGWGHSTWQEGVKLCQEAGARQLAIFHHDPSHDDEKMDKIAEAAAKEWDGTLVAREGMTLELEKNKVPLLVDLAC; translated from the coding sequence ATGACAGTACAGGTAAAATTCTGGGGCGTTCGAGGGTCGATTGCGACACCTTCACCTAACCATATTAAATATGGAGGGAATACCTCTTGCGTGGAATTGATCCTGGACGATCAGATTATTATCTTCGATGCCGGAACAGGGGTACGTAATCTGGGTGATTGCTTGCTGGGAAGAGGTATTACAGATTACCTGTTCTTGCAGTCCCACACCCACTGGGATCATATCAACGGCTTCCCTTTCTTTGCGCCTGTGTACCGCGATGATGTAAACATCAAGATTTATGCAGGCCATTTGGGGCATAGTTGTGGCATCCGTCATGTTTTGTCGACTCAGATGTGTCAGCCTACTTTCCCGGTTCCTTTCGACGCTTTATCTGCTGAAATTGATTTTTGCGATTTTAAAGCAGGTGAGAGCTTCTCGTTAGGTAAAGGCATTGAAGTTTCAACGGCTCCACTTAACCATCCTGATGGCGGTACAGGATACCGTGTTGAATATGATGGTGTCAGTGTTTGTTATGTTACCGACACGGAACATACACTTGGTAAAATGGATGAAAATATCCTGAAACTAATCGAAGGGGCTGATCTTGTCATTTATGACAGCACCTATACCGATGAAGAATTCAGTAAATATATCGGTTGGGGGCACTCCACCTGGCAGGAAGGCGTAAAGCTCTGTCAGGAGGCAGGCGCAAGGCAGCTTGCCATTTTCCATCACGACCCTTCCCATGATGACGAAAAGATGGACAAAATTGCAGAGGCTGCTGCCAAAGAATGGGATGGTACATTGGTTGCTCGTGAAGGGATGACCTTGGAGCTTGAAAAGAACAAAGTCCCGCTTCTGGTTGATCTCGCCTGTTAA
- a CDS encoding chloride channel protein, protein MSKKKLWSSAGAVKNNLSVKLLLCSLGIGLLAGYGALAFRFLIAETQNLFYGFDDELVVSGTADLPWWQIMLIPVIGGLIIGVFLRYAVPERRIQGVADVIEASVLRKGKMKLWVGISSFLASGVSLGTGSSGGREGPVVHFAAMLGSQVGQRLRLPSKYYPILIGCGVASGVAASFNAPIAGMFFALEVVIGSLATQAVAPIVLASVVGTVVSRIHIGDFPAFIIPDYNIVTWWELPAIALLGVVSAIVALLFVWSITFSEEVINKFKIPDVFRPAAGGFVLGIIALAFPQIIGVGYEATDQALKEEYDLILLLSLIVVKTIAVGITAGSRFGGGFFSPSLFVGAMTGGAFGIIAAYISPEMAASHGLYAIIGMTAVASSVLGAPISTILIVFELTGDYRLSIAVMVAVAVTTIITKQLLDRSIFQVQLERRNIDVKESRALRFLKYRQVRGIMDRDFIEIPFATNMTDLRHIVSQHNHDKFVVIDPENKSFVGRLVYADLRPHLFGNTDEDPALAGNLVHSDGPVIFPDSSLKSALSIMTEAAVECLPVIDTATETRLVGLLHYHDLLREYNAALLKLEERDEEENK, encoded by the coding sequence TTGTCAAAAAAGAAACTCTGGTCCTCTGCGGGAGCCGTTAAGAACAACCTGTCCGTAAAACTGCTCTTATGCTCCCTCGGCATAGGCTTACTTGCAGGATACGGAGCCTTGGCGTTCCGCTTCTTGATTGCCGAAACTCAAAATCTGTTTTACGGCTTCGATGATGAATTAGTTGTAAGCGGAACTGCTGACTTACCGTGGTGGCAGATTATGCTGATCCCGGTTATTGGTGGCCTCATCATAGGTGTTTTCTTGAGATACGCTGTACCAGAACGCCGCATACAAGGCGTTGCGGACGTTATAGAGGCCTCTGTCCTTCGAAAAGGAAAAATGAAACTTTGGGTTGGGATCAGCAGCTTTCTTGCAAGCGGTGTCTCCCTCGGAACAGGATCTTCAGGAGGCCGGGAAGGCCCTGTTGTACATTTTGCCGCAATGCTTGGCAGTCAGGTTGGGCAGCGACTGCGACTTCCTTCCAAATATTATCCAATTCTGATCGGGTGCGGGGTTGCCTCAGGTGTTGCGGCGTCTTTTAACGCGCCGATTGCGGGCATGTTCTTCGCCCTTGAAGTGGTCATCGGATCGCTAGCCACTCAGGCCGTTGCTCCTATTGTACTGGCATCTGTTGTCGGCACCGTTGTTAGCCGCATACACATTGGAGATTTCCCTGCCTTTATCATTCCTGACTATAACATCGTCACATGGTGGGAACTTCCGGCTATTGCTCTGCTGGGTGTCGTCTCCGCCATAGTGGCACTTCTATTTGTCTGGAGCATCACTTTCTCTGAGGAAGTGATCAACAAGTTTAAGATCCCGGACGTCTTTAGACCTGCAGCTGGCGGATTTGTTCTAGGAATTATTGCCCTCGCGTTTCCGCAAATCATTGGTGTTGGTTATGAAGCAACGGACCAGGCCCTTAAAGAAGAATATGATCTAATACTGCTTCTGTCCTTGATTGTGGTGAAAACAATTGCAGTGGGCATTACTGCGGGTAGCCGATTTGGCGGTGGTTTTTTCTCCCCGTCCCTTTTCGTCGGGGCGATGACGGGCGGGGCCTTCGGTATCATTGCCGCCTATATCTCCCCTGAAATGGCTGCAAGCCACGGACTATATGCCATTATCGGCATGACAGCAGTAGCCTCATCAGTTCTTGGCGCGCCGATATCCACAATTCTGATCGTGTTTGAATTAACGGGCGACTACCGATTATCCATCGCAGTCATGGTGGCCGTTGCGGTGACAACGATCATCACAAAACAATTGCTCGACCGAAGCATTTTCCAGGTTCAACTGGAACGTCGAAACATTGACGTTAAAGAAAGCCGCGCACTGCGATTTCTGAAATATCGACAAGTTCGCGGCATCATGGATCGTGACTTCATCGAAATTCCTTTTGCGACCAATATGACAGATCTACGCCACATCGTCAGCCAGCATAATCATGACAAGTTTGTGGTAATTGACCCTGAAAACAAGTCATTCGTTGGCCGCTTGGTATATGCAGACCTTCGCCCCCACCTTTTTGGAAACACGGATGAAGATCCAGCACTTGCGGGCAACCTGGTTCATTCAGATGGACCGGTTATTTTTCCGGATTCCAGCCTTAAGTCAGCCCTCTCGATCATGACAGAGGCGGCAGTGGAATGTTTGCCGGTTATCGATACAGCAACGGAAACCCGTCTTGTTGGCTTGCTTCATTACCACGATTTACTGCGTGAGTATAACGCTGCCCTTCTTAAACTTGAAGAACGGGACGAGGAAGAAAATAAATAG
- a CDS encoding LysE family translocator — MNELIILFAKSVGIGVAIAAPVGPVGVLCMRRAVSSGRLSAITTGLGAATADAVYASITAFGLTAIADLLLEFKTPAAAIGGIFLIFLGIRIAQSAMKGSEVSAAGSISTKNLLTGYFSTFLLTMTNPATILSFAAIFAGIGFLQNLSDKYSAVLLVGGVFLGSTIWWIILANLATELKKRLGARFERYVNFLSAIIIGLFGVLALGSLLLDN, encoded by the coding sequence ATGAATGAGCTTATTATTTTGTTCGCCAAAAGTGTCGGGATTGGCGTTGCTATTGCTGCCCCAGTTGGTCCGGTAGGAGTTCTCTGCATGCGAAGGGCTGTCTCTTCTGGACGGTTGTCAGCTATCACTACGGGGCTTGGCGCAGCAACCGCTGATGCAGTCTACGCATCAATCACCGCTTTTGGCTTAACCGCGATCGCGGATCTTTTGCTTGAGTTTAAAACACCGGCGGCGGCCATCGGTGGGATCTTTTTGATTTTTCTCGGGATTAGAATTGCGCAGTCAGCAATGAAAGGGTCTGAGGTCTCTGCGGCAGGATCCATAAGTACGAAAAACTTGCTGACGGGTTATTTTTCAACCTTTCTGCTAACGATGACCAATCCGGCAACAATTCTCTCCTTCGCGGCGATATTTGCGGGTATTGGTTTTTTGCAGAATCTCTCTGATAAATACTCAGCTGTTTTGCTTGTTGGCGGTGTATTTTTAGGGTCAACAATCTGGTGGATTATCCTTGCCAACCTTGCCACAGAATTAAAGAAACGCCTTGGTGCCAGGTTTGAAAGATACGTCAATTTTCTCTCGGCCATCATTATTGGCTTGTTTGGTGTGCTTGCGTTGGGTAGCCTTTTGCTCGACAATTAA